The Pseudodesulfovibrio sediminis genome includes the window GCGCCCGATTAATGCCAAGGGATTTCCTGGCCAGCTCAAGGGCTTCATCAAGACGGTCCATGGCCTCGTACAACAACGCCATGTTGGATAGACAGGATGCGATGGCCGGGTGCGCGTCATCATGCGCCAACCGCAGGATGCGCAGACACTCCTCAAAGGTCGCCTCTGCACCGGAATAATCGCCCAGCCCCTGACGTACCACGGCCAGACTGTTGAGCACCGGGGCCGTGGCCGGATTGTCTTCGGTAAAAATCGTCTTCTGCAATTCAAGGCAGGCGGCAAAGGTCTGTTCGGCGCGGGTCAGGTCACCGGCTGCCCAGTGCACCGTGCCCAGCCCCTCCATGTCGGCGACGATATCCGGGTGCTGCTCCCCCTTGAACGCCACGTCCACGGCCATGGCCGCCTCCAGAAATCCGATGGCGTCCTGATACCGCTCCTGGTGATACAGGGAAAAACCGGTCTGATGGAGCACACGGTTGGCCGCGGCGGTGTTCACATCGAGTTCGGTCACCAGCGCGCGGCAGACCTCGATATGGGGCATGAGCCACTGCACCGTGTTCCAATGCTGTGGTTCGGCATCGGGCAACACGAGGTTCATGGCGTAAAGGGCGCGACTCGCCCATTCTCGGGCCTGCGCATCGTCCATGGCGTTGCGCAGGGTCGTCCTGACATCCTCTTTGAGCTGAAAAATCTGACTGTCCGCATCCACAACGATCAGATCGCGAGTAACCAGCGGATCAATGGTGGCCGTAGCCGCGAAAAACGCGGCGGCCGGGTTGATCAGGGAGGGATTGTGAGCCGTGCCGTCAATGGACAGGGCAAAATCGTATGGCAGCGGAGAATCCGCCAGCATGGCGGCCATGTACAGGGCCTCGGCCCCGCCGGGAGCTTCGTTCTCCACTGCGGAAATGGCGCTCATGATAGTCGCCTGGCTACGGTGTTCACTGGGGTCTGTCACGGATACGCTCCTTGGGTTACCTGACGTTCCCGTGTCTCTATCCGGTTTGACAGGGGAATTCAAGAAACGGAACGGGGGTGACAGGCACCCCAAACACACGCGACCGCCGCCGGGAATGTCCCGACGGCGGTCGTATGCGTTTACTGTTCCTGTCGGCTATCGCTTGGTGGAAATGGCGGTGTTCAGCAGCCCGTCCGCCGTGGTAATGATCTTGGTATTGGCCTGGAACCCGCGCTGGGTAATGATCATCTTGGCAAATTCCTCGGCCATGTCGACGTTGCTTTCCTCCAGGGTGTTCTGGTTGATGACACCCCGGCCACGATCCCCGGCCGTTCCTTCGATGGCGTTGCCTGAGGCGGCCGTTTCCACGAAGTTGGTATTGCCCGAACGCCTCAGCCCCCACGGGCTGTTGAACCGATATATGGCCAACTGGTAGATCTGCTCTTCCTGACCATTGGTAAAATGACCGTTGAGAAAGCCGTCCCGGTCCACACTGACGTTCTGCAGATACCCTTCTGCGTAGCCGTCCTGGGTATGAAACATGGTGGACGAGGGCAGATCGTAACTGGTGGTCACACGCGCATCGCGCTGCATGCCGCTCATCTCCTGAAGGTTGTTCACGTTCAACCCCACCGAAGCGGCTGTTCCCGCACTGGACCCGACCCATGAGGCATCACCTGAGTTGAGGCCGAAATCATAGGATATGGTCTGCGCGTCGCCGATGGCCGAGCCATTACTGCCAAAGGTCGCTGTCACCTGCGGCAGGCCGTCTTCGTCAAAGGTGGCGGGTATCCACGACCCGAGGCTCTTGCCTCCGCCGCTGGCAGTCTCATTAAGGGAAAACGCCGCTTGCCCGATCATCTCGCCCTGATCATTGAATGTCAGGACGCCCATTCCGGCCAACCCGGCGGCGGAGGTGCCATAGGCAGCCGACCCGTCCTCGGTTCCGGGGAAGGCGACAAGATATTCCCAATAGGAATAGCCCGGCACGGCATTGGACAGCGTGTCCGAACTGACCGGATCAAAATAGACTGTCATGTCGTGCCCGTTGCCATCTTCATCATAAACAAGAATGCTGGAAGAATATTGCGGCAGCGTGTCTCCGAAAGGCGTGGAGGCGTTGCTCAGCGAGGAGTCATAGGCCTCGTGCATGGCGAAAAATGGATTGTTGATGCTTGTGAACGTGTCCGTACCGGAGGCGTCAAGGTTGGTGACCATCTCCATGGATGTGGTGGCTCGCGGCTCCGACCGGACCAGCCGGTAGTCCTCGCCGTCTATGGTCAGGTCCTCGTAGGGCAACTGGATGGCAGACACGGTGGTGGCGATCTCCCCGGTCTCTCGGTCCACTGCATACCCTTGCAACTGATACCCGCTGGCGTCCACCAGATAGGCATCGCGGTCAAAACGGAACGCACCGGCTCGCGTGTAGTTGGTGGGACCGGACCCACTGCCGGAGGACGCGGTATTATAGACCCCGAAGAACCCTTCGCCCGTGATGGCGAGATCAGTGGCGGTGTTCGTATTGGCCAGACTGCCCTCTTTGAAGATCGTCCGAATCTCGGAAATGCCGACACCCTTTCCGATCTGACTCATGGACACACTGCCGGACTGGTACTGCGCGCCACCCGTTGCGAGCTGTTGACTCATGAGGGTGCCAAACTGCATATCCGCCTTTTTGTACCCGTTGGTACTCACATTGGCGAGGTTGTTGGCAACGACCTGCATATTTTCATTGTGGGCGACCACACCCGTGGCCCCGACATACAATGCGCTAAAACTCATACGTCCTCCAATCCGACTCTGCCGGATATGGCGGGAACTTCCAGGAGACCCATTCCCGGAAAAAAATTCCCGATTCCTTCTCACCTAGTAACTGAGCAAGTGGCATGCCATATAGATACACTTTACATTTCAATTAGATATGGATAACAATCGCTCGGCACAAGCTGCCGAACACACCGTTTTGGCCTTGAATATGCGCAACAACCTGCACCGAATCAGATTATTCATGTTTCCCCTTGCAAGGAAGTGGCGGCGCGTATAGGCTTGCGCGACTTTTACATGTTAGAATCAAAACGAAACAATGGAGAAATATCATTATGAAAAGAATCATCCCCTTGCTGACAGCTCTGGCTTTGTGCCTTGTCCTTATTGCCGGTTGCAACCAGCAGGAACCAGGCGTCAAGATCGGCATTGTGGACGAAGCTGCTGCTTTCAAGGACAACCAGGTTGCCAAGAAAGCCATGGACTATCTCAAGGAAGTAGGAACCCCGTTGCAGACCAAAGCCGAGGCAGCATACAAGGCCATGCAGGCTAATCAGACTGAAGAGACCGTGGCCGCATACAAAGCCGCCATGGGTGAACTGCAGAACACCATGAACCAGGAACAGCAGCGCGTTGTCGCTCTGGTCGAGGCCAAGTTCAATGATGTGCTGAACACCTACCGCTCCGAGAAAGGCCTGACCGTCATCCTGAGCAAGCAGTCCGTCATCTCCATGAGCGACGCTGTTGATATCACCGCCGACATCGTGGCCGCCATGGACGCTGTCGATCTGGAAATCACTCCCGCCGCACCGGCCGAAGAAGCAGTGGAAACACCTGCCGAAGCACCGGCCGAGACGCCGGCTGAAGCACCGGCCGAGACCCCTGCAGAAGCTCCGACCGACGCAGAATAAGTTCCATACAAACGACAAAAAAAGGCCTGTCCACTGTTGTGGACAGGCCTTTTTCATTGCATAATCCGGTTAGTTCTCAAGATAGTCGTGCATCAAGCCGTACACCTCATCAATGAGCTGCACGAACTGAGCGAATTGAACGCGCACCTTTTCCAGGTCCCCGTTCCTCGCTGTCAGTTCCATGCTCAGCGCCAGATTTGAAAGATCGGAAGAGCGCACGACGCCGCACATACCCTTGAGGGAATGGGCCAACTTGGACACCAACAAGGCGTCACCGGCTTCAAGAGCGGCCTCTATGCTTCCGGTTCGAAGCGGTCCGTCCTCAAGGAAGGCATCAAGAAGATCGCGAGCCAACTCGTCATCATTGGCCAGACTCGCTAAAAACTCGGCCTTGTCAAAAAGATTGTCAGACATGCGCTTCTCTCCATACTGGGTGTTGCATAGTTAGCACGATGTACCATCTGTCTAATTGGTTGGAAAGGAATATCACACCTTCAAAAGTGCTTGCTCACGATCTCCCGTCTGTCAGGAACAGACACACCCTCCACCTGCCAGACATGTCCAGCGTCCATCGTGAAAAACGAGGAGGATTTCATTCACGGTGCGGTGCATGCAATTATGCAGGCAGACCGTATTCTGCTGTGCCCTGAACAAATTCGAGACACGCCTCTTATAAGAGTAATGGGTGCGCACCCAGATATCCTTTTCAGGCTGCCTGGACACGATGCGCCCATAGGCCGCCTCCATGGCTATCCCTCCCTGCTTTGGGGCGGTGATGACCGTGGGCCTGTCCAGCACCAACGCTGTGCCCCTCTTCAGAAAAGCCATTCTGGCGTGCCCGCCGAACAACACCCCGCATTCCGCCGTGCCGTACTGATACACCAGCCCTTCATCGTCATTAGAGATCTTTTTGACCTCCACGGCCATGGCCGCAGGCGTCATCGTGCGCGATAAAGGCTGAGGCAAGGGGACTTCCATCCCGTTGAGACATTTGAAAGGGTGATTGGCAATGAACTGGTTTTCGCGCTTTCCGGTCTGACGGAAAAACCGCACACGGGCTGCGCATCGCAGGCTCTGCAACGCGGTCATGGCCGCCAGGGCCAGACTCTGTACCACCATCCTGCGCCCACTCATCTCCTGGATGGGCATGGATGCCGCCTCGGCATACAGCATTCGTCCGCACACCATCCCCAGCTCCAGTTGGTCGCCCCCACTGGGAAGCACCCGACACAGGGCGTGCATGCCGTGACTCACCGACTCCGCGCCATGCCCCCAACGCCCGGCAACGCGGACAGCGACCTCCTCGAAAAGATGCAGCATAAGCTCCAAGGGATCATGCATGATCTCGTTTTCTGGAACCCAGCCAAAGGCCGCCCCCATGCCCAACCCCAGCAACATGGCCGCGCCCTGTGCGCTCCGGTCAGACGAAGACGCTTCTGTTTCCCAAAGGGCAGGAGCGGGGGTGCGTGCCGGCACCGACCAGCCCCACCGGGCACACCAGCCAGCCCAGTCGCCATTGAAAGCCCGGGCATGCTCCGTCATGACCGCGAGGCTCTCCGGAAGCCAGTATTCAGACACATGATGCCCGGATTCCATGAGGTCCACGACCCCACCCAGGCGCTCCGGGGACGGAAAAGTACACACCACCGCACGTAATTTGCGCACCTGCCGTTCTCGCAACAGTGCAGGCAGAAACCCGGAAAGTACCCCACCATCCAGCAGGTAACTTCCCCGTTTGCTCCTGAGTAAATATGCGTCTCCCTGTGGTGTCGGAAGTACTCTGAACTGCGTCAACCCTACCTAATCCTTACATAGTTGGATGAGAAAGGATGAATTAGGTCATATTATATTTATTCTGTCAATCTATATTGAATTACACTAAATAACACTTGGTACAGATTCCTGAAAACTGACAGCATTTCAACAACATGCATATTCGCATTTAAGGGCGAAAAGCCATCCACCCACAAAATAAAGCATAAATTCAACAAGATACCATGTCATGGTCTGCGCTTTGCAGAGCACAGGGAACAAGTTGACAAGGTTTAAATCGACGCCTATATGCCACCGAGTCAAAAACAAAGGGAGCAATCCATAATGAAAATACTCATCAACTACACCCTCACTCCGGTCCTCTGTGCGGTCCTCGTGATCATGGCTGTGGTTGTGGTCGTCAAGGATCAGAAGATCGACGATCTCACGCATAAACTCGTGCTGGTCCAAAAGACCGCCGAGGCTCGCAAGGAACTGGTGGAAGAAGCCCGCCTGTTGCAAAAAGCCGTATCAACGCCAGTCCGTGACGTTACTGTCACCGCATACAACCCCCAGACCGACCAGTGTGACGATGATCCGCTCATCGCGGCATCCATGCGCAAGGTTCGCAGCGGCACCATCGCCGTATCACGCGATCTGTTCAACCAGGGCTGGGTTTTCGGACGCAAGGTCCGCATCGAAGGCTATGGCATCTTTGAAATCAACGACCTCATGAACAAGCGCTTTACCAAGCGCATCGATATCTTCATGTGGGACGAGGGCGAAGCGCGTCAGTTCGGCTCAAAGAGCATCAAGGCCGCACTCCTCGAAATATAACAACAGACACTTGACTGATTCAAAGGCTCCGCATCTGTGCGGGGCCTTTTTTTGTTATCCCCCCAATCCGACTTGTACAGTCGGCTTTCAACAGCACCCTCACGCACAGCACCTGGCGAACAGCATATAGAGTGGATACCATTGTAAACAGTGATTGCTCTACAGGTTCTTACCGTATACTGATTTTAACATTACAGAGTATGTACTACAGAGACTTTTCTCTGACAGACGAACCATCACAACATCAGCATGTACAATCAACGAAAGATTTACCCTGTAATGTGGGTGATTAACGCGACAAGGAGTATCCATGTTTATCCGTACTGTACTAGTATTGCTTCTTATTCTTCTTTGTGGCTGCATAGGCCAGAAAGCGAACAATAACGCCTCCACCACATACACTTCAAAAGATGATGTGAGCATGTTCTCACACCCTACCGACAAAGAGGAACTATCAAAGCGGATTGTCGATGAACAGCAACTGGAAAAAGTGTTGAATGCGCAAATAGCAAAAGGAAACTACAACCTGACAGCAAGAATTGCCGCAGGCGCTCCACAGCAATATGATGCATTCATCATGACATGGATTCAACAGAACATCACCGAACTCCCAGCTCCATTTTTTTATGTCATGTCCAGAAAGCTGGATGCTACAGACAACAAGGCAGCCCTGCGCTGGTACACTCGGGGATATGTGCTGGCCATGGTTGATCGAAAACTGTGTATCGACAAGAGTGCCCGTCAGGGCATCGAGTACCTCAACTATATCCTCGGAGACGAGTTGAAACAGAATATCGGCTCGTACCAGGAAAGCGGCCTGATCTATCAGGAACGGGTCGCGGCCATAGAGTATGCCGGCACACTGAAACAGAACTACGATCCCATGTGGATTTGCTCCCATGGAGTCAGTACGTTTACAGAAGAGGGGAACAGTGGATTCGAGCCGTTGGAAAAACGCAAGGACAAACTCGATGAGCTGGCTCAATCCCTGCCAAAGAAGTAGTCTTTAATAAATGAGCACACCATAAGAAAGGCCGCCTGTTGGCGGCCTTTCTGCATAGCAACAATTTACAATCACCGGCCTAATCCAGCCAGGTGATTTCGACATCCCTGCGGGTGGGAATGCGTCTGTACCGGTATTTGGGATAGCCCAGCATGAGAGCGGCGTAGACGCCATGGCCTTCGGGGATGCCGAGCATCTCGCGGATGGCGCAACACCCTTCGGCCACTTCCATGAGGAACCCGGCCCAGCAGGCACCGATGCCGTGGGCATGGGCGGCCAGTTCAAGATAGGCGGCTGCCAGGGAACAGTCCTCTGCCGGGTTGAAGCCGTCTTCGGGAGCGTGGGCCACGGCCACATGCGGTGCGCCGTGCAGAATCTTGTCGATGCCCTTTTCCCAGTTCCTGACCACGCCGGGCAGGACCGAGTTGGTGGCCATGTATTCCACGGTCAACCCTGCCAGCCGACGCGTGGCCAAAGGCGTACGAGTGACGATCCAACGGGCGGGCTGGCCGTTCTTGGCGCTGGGCGCAAAAGTCGCAACGTCCATAAGGTGGGCCAGTTCATCCTCGGACACCACCTTGTCCTTGTAGGAGCGGATGGACCGACGACCGCGCAGAAACTGCTCTGCCTGCTCAGTGGATATCTTCAAATCCTTTGCCAGCGGCAGGCAGTGCTCCGGGGCCAACTGTTCGGCCACGGGCATCTCTGGTAACGTAATGGCGGACACCGGGCACACGGCCACGCAATGGCCGCAGGCGATGCAGGTCTTCTTGGCCGCCAGCCGGAGCTTGGGAAAGCCTTCCCTGTCCTCGACAACGAGGTCAAAGGGGCATTCATCCTGACAGGCGCCGCACCGTTTACAGAGAGTTTTGTCTGCGAACATGGGTTCCTTCAAAAAAGCAATACGAATCAGGCCCTACATGGGGTTGGAGCCAAGGGCCGCGATCACGGGCACGGCTTCCGTCATGATGCCACGCAGGGTCTCGGCCATGAGGTCCGCCTCATTGGCGTACCCGAGCACAACCACGTCATCCACCTGGCTGGCATATTTCTGTACATGAATCCGCTGACCGGCCCGGGTGATGACGATCTTGACCGTGACCTTGCCTGTATAAGTGGTGGTTCCGGTCTGGTTCAGCTCCACGCTGAGCACTTCGCCAGTGACGAGCATGGCGTCACCCGGAGACACGGAGGATGTCCGATACCGGGGTTTGCACCCGGCTTTTTCCAACTCGTCAAACAAGGCCCACCCCACCCAGTCAGCCACGTTGGTGCCGGTGGTAATGCGTGTCCCGTCCGAATATTTACCGAGTGCCATGGTTGGGCGATTATCCGCAAACTGCAAAATAACAATATCCCCGGAACAGGAAGCACCCACGCCGACATTAGGATAGGTGAGTGTAATACCTGTGTTTTTAGCACAACCAACAGCAAAAAGCAGAATCAGGCACAAGGGCAGAATCCCTTTCATATATTTTTTCATTGTGTTGAACTCCATCAAATTTCATCCCCCTGCTGGGGCGTTGGGGTATTCAGTTTATCCATCTGTTCATCCAGCTCCTTTTCCATCGAATCGAGCATCTGCCGGGTCAAATCCATGAGCCGGTCGAGGTTCTCGTTCACAAAGGATTTGGCCTTGGCATCCAGCTCTTCATCCGAGGTCGACTCCCCGGACTGCTCACCTTCCTTGATCTCGGTCCTTTTCTTATCTATCTTGAGCAACGATTCGATCCCTTCAAGGTTCTTGCGAATCCGAACAAGCTCGGCCTTGAATTCATCGTTCCGGGCCGCCATCTCGCTCTTGAGCGACGCGACTTCGGCTTCCAGAGCGGCCAGACGTTTGGACTCGTCATCCCCCTTGCAGGCCGACAACCCGAGCAGGATAAGGAGGGCCAATATGAGAGTAGTGAGGAAGGTTTCGTTCTTCATGCGGATTCCTAGCATACCGGGGAGGTCCATGACAAACAAAAGGCAAAGGGTTGCACATGTGCTATTTTTCCCACTCCACCGTCTTGATTTTAGCGCAAGAGTCCGTACAATATACATCTCTTGAACAGTTTCACTCCCCTGATGCCAACAAGGAAAAAACGATCATGAAAACGCTCCACGCCCTGATATTGACGATCATCCTGACAGCACTCATCAGTCCGGCAATGGCTTCCGACTATGTGGAGACACCGCCCCCCACAGGCTTTCGCGGCTTTACCTGGGGGATGGAACTGAGTGACGCCAAAGGGCTGAGCCCGGTGGCCGAAGCCGGCTTCAAGAACACCTACTTCCGCCAGGACGAAAAACTCACCCTTGGCGAAGCAAAGATCAAATCCGTGGCCTACTATTTCAAAAAGGGCAAACTCTACAGAGTGGGCGTGGCCTTCGAAGGTCGCGTAAACCAGTTTTTCCTCAAGGACATGCTCATGCGGACCTACGGCCCCGGCCGTGGAGTGGGCATACGCTACGGCTGGATGTGGTCCGATTTTTCCATTGACCTGAATTACAATGAAGAAATGAAGACCGGCGGGCTCTTCTACACCTACGAGGCGCCGCTGGAATAACCTCGCCAGACAGACACAGCATGACACGAGACAACCGATCTTCACGTGCCGAACAGACACGGTATAAGACCCTATACATCCTGAGCATACTCGGGCTGACAGCGCTGTTGTGCGTCAACTTCGGCGTTGTCTACACCCTGCTCATCACCCCGCCTGAAAATCCTGAAAACATGATGCGCCTGGTCTACCTTTCCATGGTGGCGGGCTTCTTTATCCTGGCGGCCCAGGCGCTGCTGATGCTCAAGAAAGTCCTGGCCAATCTGGGCCGCGACGCAGAGGAGCTGGAACAACTCAACACCCGGCTTGAACGGCTGACCATTTTCGACGAGCTGACCAAGGCGTATAACCGCAGCAAGTTCGAGACAGTGGCGGATCGGGAGTTGGGCAATGTCCGCCGATACGGCCACCAGCTCTCCGGCATCATTTTCGACGTGGACGACTTCAAGCAGATCAACGAGACACACGGATACAGCGCCGGGGACAAACTGCTGGCCAACCTTGCCTATTTTGTTGACACGAAGTTGCGCAACAACGACTTCCTGTTTCGTTGGCGTGGCGGCAAATTCGTCATTCTCGCGCCGCACACGGAAGAAGACAAAGCCGCCATGGTAGCCGAGAAACTCCGCCAATTGGTCGGACACAAGATTTTCGGAGGCAAAATCCGTTTCTCCATCTCATTGGGGGTTGCCCAGGCCGCCCCAGACGATACGGCCGACACATTCATGCAGCGGCTCCAAACCGCCCTTGCCGGAGCAAAAAACGGGGGCAAGAACATGGTCGTGATCGACCGCTCTGACGCCCCGGTGACATGATCCGCCCCAGTCAATGGCCCCACCCCCGAAAACAAAAAACCCTTTTTTTCTGATCCCCTTTTCTTTTCCCCGGCTTCTGCGTTATCATCAGAGCATTGGTTCTCTCAAAGCCGAGTGGAAAAAATGCACCTGAAACGATTTTCCAGTATAGTTAAACATACGCCCTTTCGAGTCCTCCTTCCTTCTGTACTGATGCTTTTGCTCTTTGCAGGTTCACTCTTCCTGTACCTGCTGCCCAGCATGGAAAACGCCATCCTGGACTCGCGCAAACGAAACATCATGGAGATGACCAATGCGGTCATGGGCACACTGCAACTGCTCCAGACCAAAGTGGAAAGCGGGGAAACCACTGAAGAGGCCGCGCGCCTGTCGGCCAAGGAATTCATACGCGCCATGCGATATGGATATATGGGCAGGCACTATTTCTGGATCTCCGACCACAACTCCCGCATGGTCATGCACCCCTATCGCCCGGAGCTGGAAGGGCAGAACCTCGCAGAATTCGCGGACACCGAAGGGAAACGCATTTTTTCGGAATTCACCAAAATCGCTCACTCAACAGGGAGCGGCTATCTGCGCTACTACTGGCAGTGGAACGACCAGTCGGATTCCAACAGTGAAAAGATCGGCTATGTCAGTGAGTTCAAACCCTGGGGATGGATCGTCGGCACAGGACTCTATGTGGACGATATCAAAGATGAAATCGCCATGTACCGCAACCGGGTGGCTGGTATCTGCCTCGGCATCCTGCTGTTCATCTCCCTGCTCTCTTTCTATGTGCTCAGACAGGCGGCCATTACCGAAAAAAAGAATATCCACATACAGTCTCAACGGGAAAAACTGGTTCGTGTGCTGCGAGAGAGCGAAGAACGCTACCGGACCATCGCGGATTTCGCCTATGACTGGGAGGCCTGGGTCAGCCCGGAAAAAACCGTCCTGTACAGCTCGCCTGCCTGTCTGCGTATCACGGGGCACCCGCCGGAGCGGTTCTTTGAAAACCCCGACCTGCTTCGAGAAATCATCATCCCCGAAGATCAGAACTCCTGGGATACCTACATAATCAAGGCCAACTCCGACAGGGGGGAAACCCTTGATTTTCGCATCAACTCCGCTGACGGCAAAACCCGATGGATCAATGTGGTGGGCCGCTCCGTATCCGGTATCGGCGACAAGCCGCTGGGCATCCGCTTCTCCTTCCGCGACATCACCGACCGCAAAATCATGGAAGAGCAACTCAGGCACCAGGCGTTGCACGATCCGCTGACCAGCGTCGCCAATCGCACCCTCTGCCTTGACCGTGTCAGTCAGGCCATGCGCCGGGCCAGACGCCGTGAGAATTATTTCTTTGCCGTGGTCTTTCTCGATCTCGACAGGTTCAAGATCGTCAACGATTCACTGGGGCATCACTATGGAGATATGGTCCTCACCGAGACCGCCATCCGGCTGTCAAAGGAAATGCGCGGACTGGACACCGTGTCCCGATTCGGTGGAGACGAGTTCGTGTTGCTGCTGGATGAACTCTCCAGCCCAGGCGAAGCCCTGCGCATAGTCAAACGCATCCGTCTGAAACTCTCCGAGCCTTTTCGACTCCTTGGCAAGGAGGTCAAGACGACCGCCAG containing:
- a CDS encoding EAL domain-containing protein; the encoded protein is MLLLFAGSLFLYLLPSMENAILDSRKRNIMEMTNAVMGTLQLLQTKVESGETTEEAARLSAKEFIRAMRYGYMGRHYFWISDHNSRMVMHPYRPELEGQNLAEFADTEGKRIFSEFTKIAHSTGSGYLRYYWQWNDQSDSNSEKIGYVSEFKPWGWIVGTGLYVDDIKDEIAMYRNRVAGICLGILLFISLLSFYVLRQAAITEKKNIHIQSQREKLVRVLRESEERYRTIADFAYDWEAWVSPEKTVLYSSPACLRITGHPPERFFENPDLLREIIIPEDQNSWDTYIIKANSDRGETLDFRINSADGKTRWINVVGRSVSGIGDKPLGIRFSFRDITDRKIMEEQLRHQALHDPLTSVANRTLCLDRVSQAMRRARRRENYFFAVVFLDLDRFKIVNDSLGHHYGDMVLTETAIRLSKEMRGLDTVSRFGGDEFVLLLDELSSPGEALRIVKRIRLKLSEPFRLLGKEVKTTASFGIVLSPVPNTKAADILQHANIAMHRAKEAGRNRFKVFTNRMLETAVDQLTMENDMRHGLEEGDFHVAYQPIMQLGGSDIIGFEALARWKHPDRGNIPPAEFIPMAEESGLISQIGKWILFESLRTLAQWQKQTPDAKGLFMSVNLSSKQFARIDLDSMILNALTEQGLSPDSLKLEITESAIMENPESAIRILNRLRAKGIRFSIDDFGTGYSSLSQLQQLPVDTLKVDRSFISRMKTDPENMEIVKAVIALAHSLDLSVIAEGVEKPDQLHSLMQLKCECVQGFYFHEPMSSENALELVLRRTTSTRDQTEQKMTRAQAERRVDEDE
- a CDS encoding OmpH family outer membrane protein, with product MKRIIPLLTALALCLVLIAGCNQQEPGVKIGIVDEAAAFKDNQVAKKAMDYLKEVGTPLQTKAEAAYKAMQANQTEETVAAYKAAMGELQNTMNQEQQRVVALVEAKFNDVLNTYRSEKGLTVILSKQSVISMSDAVDITADIVAAMDAVDLEITPAAPAEEAVETPAEAPAETPAEAPAETPAEAPTDAE
- a CDS encoding 3D domain-containing protein; this encodes MKILINYTLTPVLCAVLVIMAVVVVVKDQKIDDLTHKLVLVQKTAEARKELVEEARLLQKAVSTPVRDVTVTAYNPQTDQCDDDPLIAASMRKVRSGTIAVSRDLFNQGWVFGRKVRIEGYGIFEINDLMNKRFTKRIDIFMWDEGEARQFGSKSIKAALLEI
- a CDS encoding flagellar hook protein FlgE, with the translated sequence MSFSALYVGATGVVAHNENMQVVANNLANVSTNGYKKADMQFGTLMSQQLATGGAQYQSGSVSMSQIGKGVGISEIRTIFKEGSLANTNTATDLAITGEGFFGVYNTASSGSGSGPTNYTRAGAFRFDRDAYLVDASGYQLQGYAVDRETGEIATTVSAIQLPYEDLTIDGEDYRLVRSEPRATTSMEMVTNLDASGTDTFTSINNPFFAMHEAYDSSLSNASTPFGDTLPQYSSSILVYDEDGNGHDMTVYFDPVSSDTLSNAVPGYSYWEYLVAFPGTEDGSAAYGTSAAGLAGMGVLTFNDQGEMIGQAAFSLNETASGGGKSLGSWIPATFDEDGLPQVTATFGSNGSAIGDAQTISYDFGLNSGDASWVGSSAGTAASVGLNVNNLQEMSGMQRDARVTTSYDLPSSTMFHTQDGYAEGYLQNVSVDRDGFLNGHFTNGQEEQIYQLAIYRFNSPWGLRRSGNTNFVETAASGNAIEGTAGDRGRGVINQNTLEESNVDMAEEFAKMIITQRGFQANTKIITTADGLLNTAISTKR
- a CDS encoding tetratricopeptide repeat protein, whose protein sequence is MTDPSEHRSQATIMSAISAVENEAPGGAEALYMAAMLADSPLPYDFALSIDGTAHNPSLINPAAAFFAATATIDPLVTRDLIVVDADSQIFQLKEDVRTTLRNAMDDAQAREWASRALYAMNLVLPDAEPQHWNTVQWLMPHIEVCRALVTELDVNTAAANRVLHQTGFSLYHQERYQDAIGFLEAAMAVDVAFKGEQHPDIVADMEGLGTVHWAAGDLTRAEQTFAACLELQKTIFTEDNPATAPVLNSLAVVRQGLGDYSGAEATFEECLRILRLAHDDAHPAIASCLSNMALLYEAMDRLDEALELARKSLGINRALFGDMHPDVAEDCTTVALLLDRLGDSAGAEEHFRASLHIREQVFGSQHPETAQALCNLALLLASGERRDEAFDYYDKGLAAYESALGPNHPLMESALDNFIALLETVVATPGSDAFRERAEARLQQIVERGG
- a CDS encoding nitroreductase family protein: MFADKTLCKRCGACQDECPFDLVVEDREGFPKLRLAAKKTCIACGHCVAVCPVSAITLPEMPVAEQLAPEHCLPLAKDLKISTEQAEQFLRGRRSIRSYKDKVVSEDELAHLMDVATFAPSAKNGQPARWIVTRTPLATRRLAGLTVEYMATNSVLPGVVRNWEKGIDKILHGAPHVAVAHAPEDGFNPAEDCSLAAAYLELAAHAHGIGACWAGFLMEVAEGCCAIREMLGIPEGHGVYAALMLGYPKYRYRRIPTRRDVEITWLD
- a CDS encoding Hpt domain-containing protein; amino-acid sequence: MSDNLFDKAEFLASLANDDELARDLLDAFLEDGPLRTGSIEAALEAGDALLVSKLAHSLKGMCGVVRSSDLSNLALSMELTARNGDLEKVRVQFAQFVQLIDEVYGLMHDYLEN
- a CDS encoding GGDEF domain-containing protein: MTRDNRSSRAEQTRYKTLYILSILGLTALLCVNFGVVYTLLITPPENPENMMRLVYLSMVAGFFILAAQALLMLKKVLANLGRDAEELEQLNTRLERLTIFDELTKAYNRSKFETVADRELGNVRRYGHQLSGIIFDVDDFKQINETHGYSAGDKLLANLAYFVDTKLRNNDFLFRWRGGKFVILAPHTEEDKAAMVAEKLRQLVGHKIFGGKIRFSISLGVAQAAPDDTADTFMQRLQTALAGAKNGGKNMVVIDRSDAPVT